One Dermatophagoides farinae isolate YC_2012a chromosome 1, ASM2471394v1, whole genome shotgun sequence genomic region harbors:
- the LOC124493104 gene encoding uncharacterized protein LOC124493104 — protein sequence MEIKNDHHQQRQLSSTNNIQGPTTIYESINQSLIMVPSKETATNNNIDLRSSSNQQPSDDFEDDEHSLPIPELIEMLKNLAACNEKLYKWEQSTVKLEQIPADDPNKRQLNEIINFVNLKTSTREKAIYLYQQLGRKCSQHGNYIGAAKAFERAASLLMDPTDQSEMNNADDKTIMETIQCLESAIHNYDAIHKYKHAGTLHYRCSRILRLLSDFSREQVEQHHIKALEYFTKPDHELKQRKRIDGLKISCYSSSSTWARMISSSNTRMMKTKNKNNTMTTTHHKTITTTNHHLIKFLHHHDDDEDYADEEDDDDDELVTLVESDVENDNHLVNHRYSNDGSDHSKRRKTLAKMNNDNNIPSSNIHTNSGLSLSSSSSLSKIFQSTSPKSTSFDFNPINESTAKPTLENFLDQHLSQNQLENRRQDADGEDAPIPSAMIFNESLPSTPTTPSSLASRDSIPSLPVGGGQQQRQRQRSVSPTRKYHKENHSHRSESIYKQQKHHNLETTSQKYLHRHSRHHRSYSSYHHNSSKSLSNHQRPDDDDDDDHHHHHHHHYSKLSSSSSNTAVFRCIEDRIESAKKLVKKLHKLCPFYDVTTTGIDAGRVYCRICDRYLGAVSSTLKNHVNTQEHRQAFEDSHQQQQYGTTLATTTDGIATPQLTFAATSTTSNSQSQTLPMVTYPAANNGQNVGQIGNYVPVNTNIINRSLQCSNIIANQQQQHPPLASTINQIQWHKQPTDQHSDTTNSNRESEYQAQQQLYRSSAATVVVNPSGNVQPQSLPFSATAAVPTSTTAMQLNHQHLQSYNPFNHQQQFNSQQQSNQYSTSSNIVSIMSAPTTIQQQSNDRPLSVAFQ from the exons atggaaataaaaaatgatcatcaccaacaacgacaattatcatcaaccaaCAATATACAAgggccaacaacaatatatgaatcgataaatcaatcattgataatggtaCCAAGTAAagaaacagcaacaaataataatattgatctTCGATCGAGCAGCAATCAACAACCatctgatgattttgaagaTGACGAACATTCATTACCGATACCTGAGTTGATTGAGATGCTTAAAAATTTAGCCGCttgtaatgaaaaactttACAAATGGGAACAATCAACAGTGAAATTGGAACAGATACCTGCGGATGATCCGAATAAACGACAGCTAAAcgaaattatcaattt CGTCAATCTGAAAACATCAACTCGAGAAAAAGCCATCTATCTATATCAACAATTGGGCAGAAAATGTAGCCAACATGGTAATTATATCGGTGCAGCCAAAGCATTCGAACGAGCAGCCAGTCTATTGATGGATCCGACCGATCAAAGCGAAATGAATAATGCGGATGATAAAACAATTATGGAAACGATTCAATGTCTTGAATCGGCCATTCATAATTATGATGCAATACACAAATATAAACATGCCGGAACATTGCATTATCGATGCTCGCGTATATTACGATTGTTGTCGGATTTTTCACGCGAACAAGTCGAACAACATCATATCAAAGCATTGGAATATTTCACCAAACCGGATCATGAACtcaaacaacgaaaacgaatTGAC GGTCTGAAAATTAGCtgttattcatcatcatcgacttGGGCGCGTATGATATCATCGTCAAACACTCGGATGATGAAgacaaagaataaaaacaacacgATGACGACTACACATCATAaaacgataacaacaaccaatcatcatttgatcaaatttcttcatcatcacgatgatgatgaagattatgCTGATGaggaagatgatgatgatgatgaactggTTACACTTGTTGAATCTGACGTTGAAAACGATAATCATCTAGTCAATCATAGATATTCTAATGATGGATCTGATCATTCAAAACGGAGAAAAACGCTAGCCAagatgaataatgataacaatatTCCTAGTAGTAACATTCATACTAATTCCggtttatcattatcgtcatcatcatcattgagcaaaatatttcaatcaacGTCACCAAAATCAACTTCGTTTGATTTCAATCCAATCAATGAATCTACAGCTAAACCAACGTTGGAAAATTTCCTCGATCAACATCTCTCTCAAAATCAACTTGAAAATAGACGACAAGATGCTGATGGTGAAGATGCGCCTATACCTTCAGCCATgatattcaatgaatcattgCCATCGACACCAACAACACCTTCATCATTGGCATCGCGTGATTCTATCCCATCATTACCCGTTGGTGgtggccaacaacaacgacaacggcAACGATCAGTATCACCAACTCGTAAATATCATAAAGAGAATCATAGTCATCGCAGTGAATCAATCTATAAACAGCAAAAACACCATAATCTTGAAACAACATCGCAAAAATACTTGCATCGACATAGTCGACATCATCGATCATATTCaagttatcatcataattctaGCAAATCATTATCCAATCATCAACgtccagatgatgatgatgatgatgatcatcatcatcatcatcatcatcattactcgaaattatcatcatcttcatcaaacACAGCCGTTTTTCGCTGTATCGAAGATCGAATTGAATCGGCTAAaaaattggtgaaaaaacTTCATAAATTATGTCCTTTTTATGATGTTACTACAACTGGTATTGATGCTGGCCGTGTCTATTGCCGGATTTGTGATCGTTATTTAGGTGCCGTTAGTTCGACACTCAAGAATCATGTCAACACACAAGAACATCGGCAAGCATTTGAAGAtagtcatcaacaacaacaatacggAACGACATTGGCTACAACAACCGATGGCATAGCAACACCACAACTTACATTTGCCGCAACATCAACTACATCAAATAGCCAATCACAAACACTACCAATGGTGACCTATCCAGCGGCTAACAATGGTCAAAATGTCGGACAGATTGGAAATTATGTTCCTGTCAATACCAACATCATTAATCGATCATTACAATGTTCGAACATTATTGCcaatcaacagcagcaacaccCACCGCTTGCATCTACAATAAATCAGATTCAATGGCATAAACAGCCTACAGATCAACATAGTGATACAACGAATAGCAATAGAGAATCAGAATATCaagcacaacaacaattatatcGATCCTCAGCCGCTACCGTTGTAGTCAATCCAAGTGGTAATGTACAGCCACAATCATTACCATTCTCAGCGACAGCAGCTGTGCCTACATCAACGACAGCCATGCAATTGAACCATCAACATCTTCAATCTTATAatccattcaatcatcaacagcaatttaattcacaacaacaatcaaatcaatattcTACATCATCCAATATTGTTTCGATCATGTCTGCTCCGACAactattcaacaacaatcgaatgatCGACCGTTATCTGTTgcttttcaatga
- the LOC124493111 gene encoding uncharacterized protein LOC124493111: MASFKRSKDQLEHKFVEAERADKEDRKRTKESDDDEDDYEDDDEKPINKFANDGSFLEMFKKMQQQKDQSSSITSSVSTSSTNAIPNENKCIKSETIEKTKRKPKILKVGIIEKTKKSTTKTGGRHHDDDSSGREDSAWSRYMNEVRAYKEKYGDDEDKNRPLVK; this comes from the exons ATGGCATCATTTAAAAGATCAAAAGATCAGCTCGAACATAAATTTGTTGAAGCTGAAAGAGCTGATAAGGAAGATCGAAAAAGAACGAAAGaaagtgatgatgacgaagacgactatgaagatgatgatgaaaagccaatcaataaattcgcTAATGATGGAAGCTTTTTGGAAATGTTTAAAAagatgcaacaacaaaaagatcaAAGTTCATCAATTACATCTTCcgtttcaacatcatcaacaaatgccATTcctaatgaaaacaaatgcaTTAAATCGGAGACAATCGAG aaaacaaaacgaaaacccaaaatattgaaagtgggaattattgaaaagacgaaaaaatcgacaacaaaGACTGGCGGTCGACACCACGACGATGATTCGAGCGGACGTGAAGATTCTGCTTGGAGCCGTTATATGAATGAAGTACGAGcttacaaagaaaaatatggTGATGACGAAGATAAGAATCGACCATTggtgaaataa